TCATCATGGAGGTGATGAACATGATAAGAGTCATATGAATGAATGGGTCAAGAAATCTGTTTTAAGTGTTGCCAATATGGGATTCTTCTCAAGTGATAGATgtattgatgaatatgCTGAAAACATTTGGAATGTTGAACCATCCAATGTTTaatcatcgtcatcatcaccatcatcatcattacaAATCATATTTGTTTAAACTTTTTGAGATctaattttgttgttgttgtttttaactacttttaattcttcccaattttttttttctatatatatagatgATTACATAGtttatatatttgtattttgattttgattttgattttgatttttttttttcacttgttttcatttccatttacagttgttgtttatggttgttgttattggtgTTAGACGTTTAAACGGATATTTGATTCTGTTGTTGGGGGTGGGAATAAAcaaacccaaaaaaaaaaaaaaaaaaagcgtGTAAAAAAGTTTGATTTGCTCGGCAATGAAGGGAGTGCAAGAGGGTTTCATTCTATAAAACGCAAACTAAAAACTAATAAATCACTAGTATCATTTCACTTGTTTTTACTACCACTTCCTCCCATCCTTACAAATAAGTCATATCCTTAgtttttgataatatcTATGGTATATATTTTTACTCATTAGTATATTTGGGATAAAACTTTATATACCTAagatatttgttttgttttgtatttttatatttatttttatccACCCTTGCTTTACAACCTTGGATTTGCCCAAACAACGACACGTCTAACTCCTGATCAATCAAACATATACCGATTATGAAATTTCTATTACCAACATTTATCATATTCATTTACACTTTATTGGTTTCTGCCTTGCCAACAAAAGAAGGATCAGATCCTAAAGCAGCCAAAAAATACTTGGTTTCTGATTTACCTGGATTACATGATAATATAACTCCTGATGATTCCATACCTTTAATGTTTGCTGGACAACTAGAAATATATCCTGAATCCAACActcattattttttttggaaatttaGTGATCTGAACCAAGAAACAATTACTAATAGAACTATATTTTGGCTTAATGGTGGGCCAGGTTGTTCGTCTATGGATGGAGCATTATTGGAAACTGGACCTTTCAGAATAAattcacaacaacaagtcaTTAGTAATAATGGATCATGGCATAAACTGGGTGATATTATCTATGTTGATCAACCTGCTGGTACTGGATTCAGTTATTCTGATACCTATATCACTGATTTGGATCAAGTGGctaattattttttaaaatttatgGAAGCCTATTATGAATTATTCCCTCAAGAAATAAACaatgaaatttattttGCTGGTGAAAGTTATGCTGGTCAATATATTCCTTATATTGCTAATGCTATATtacaaagaaataaaaaattacatGAAGGTGAAcaaaaatatgatttaCGTGGAGTTTTAATTGGTAATGGTTGGGTTTCTCCTAATGAACAAAGTTTATCTTATTTaccatttttcaaagatcatggattaattgatattcatCATCCTAAATGGGCCACATTATTAGCTAAACATGAACAATGTCAAAAAATCGTTAATAAAATAGATTCTACATTTGATGATGGTACAGTTCATTATTATGAAGTCAGTTCTTCTACTTGTGAAGCTATTTTGACTGATTTATTGGAATACACTCAAGATACAGCTAATGACAAGAACCAACAATGTATTAACATGTATGATTATACATTACGTGATTCTTATCCTTCATGTGGTATGAATTGGCCTAATGAATTGGTAAATGTGGGACCATTTCTAagacaagaaaaagttatgcatcaattgaatttaatcaatttaaaaaaatggaatGAATGTAATGG
This sequence is a window from Candida dubliniensis CD36 chromosome 7, complete sequence. Protein-coding genes within it:
- a CDS encoding carboxypeptidase precursor, putative (In S. cerevisiae: cleaves alpha factor precursor and killer toxin;~Similar to S. cerevisiae KEX1), coding for MKFLLPTFIIFIYTLLVSALPTKEGSDPKAAKKYLVSDLPGLHDNITPDDSIPLMFAGQLEIYPESNTHYFFWKFSDSNQETITNRTIFWLNGGPGCSSMDGALLETGPFRINSQQQVISNNGSWHKSGDIIYVDQPAGTGFSYSDTYITDLDQVANYFLKFMEAYYELFPQEINNEIYFAGESYAGQYIPYIANAILQRNKKLHEGEQKYDLRGVLIGNGWVSPNEQSLSYLPFFKDHGLIDIHHPKWATLLAKHEQCQKIVNKIDSTFDDGTVHYYEVSSSTCEAILTDLLEYTQDTANDKNQQCINMYDYTLRDSYPSCGMNWPNELVNVGPFLRQEKVMHQLNLINLKKWNECNGKVGRTFQARHSIPSVHLLPELAKEIPVMLFNGANDIICNSQGVLSYLQKLQWNGETGFINKDNQISWVYDNKEVGYMLWERNISFINIYNSSHMVPYDLPDVSRALIDLITGEYDEKDVDGKKSFVTYPLGSRKENDESKNPVESPSQTIDPIISSSSSSVESSLSSSSASATDSDSTSSKFTRLIQLAVILVIFWGVYVLYASYKSRPSSIIKKPTNNTSNITRSSTGKKKNVQWADQLNQFEDDERNQESNQGIIAKAIGKITGSKDTRGRYAPVHRENDNEYIDDIELGEGISDPNVDEFIIGSDDDDEEEQPRSDPATHKSVS